DNA from Pseudomonas mendocina:
CTTTGGCACACCGAACGATATCGGCGACCGTGTGCTACCCGGCGTACTCATGCTGTTCGCTCGCAGCCACCCAGGTGTGGAGGTCGAAGTGAACGTCGGGCGCAGTGTGGAATTGGTGGCCAAGCTGGATGCTGGCGAACTGGATCTGACCTTGATCAACGCCGGCAACGACGGCCTGGATGATTCGCGCGGCGACGTGATCTATTCCGAAGAGCTGGTCTGGGCCGGACGCGACGGCGGCCTGGCCATGCAGCGCTCGCCCCTGCCGCTGGCGCTGGCTAACCCAGGCTGCGCCTGGCGCCGTACCGCCCTCGATGCGCTGGATCGGCAAGGACTGGCGTACCGTATCGCTTATTCGTGCGAACAGTGCGCCGGCCAGGAAGCGGCGATGACTGCCGACCTGGCCATAGCGCCCTTCCCTCGCAGCCTGGTCAGGCCACCCCTGCGCCGGCTCGGTGCGGAACAAGGCCTACCGCCGCTGGGCGAGTACCACATCAAGCTGATTATCGGCCATCAACGCAACGACGCCGTCGAGGCACTCGCCGGGCAGATGGTTCAGGCGTTCGCGCAGAGCTGAGTAGGGTGCGCCGTGCGCACCGGGAATATCGCAGTGCCTGCCTGGTGCGCACACAGCGCACCCTACGAGCTGCCGCCTGGCCAACAGTTAGTCGTTTAGACAGCCGCGCGCCCACGTTTAGCCGCGATTGGCAGCCGCGACGATCAACGCCTTCATCTCGGCAACGGCCTGCTTGAAACCGACGAACAGGGCATGAGCGACGATGGCGTGGCCGATGTTCAGTTCGTTGATACCGGGAATCGCCGCCACGGCTTCGGCGTTGTGGTAGTGCAGTCCATGACCGGCATTGACGATCAGGCCGTGGTTCAGGCCGCAGATGACGCCATCACGAATGCGCGAAAGCTCATGCGCAGCTTCTTCCGCGGTGTGAGCATCGGCATAGCGACCGGTGTGCAGTTCGATGGCCGGAGCACCGACACGCATGGCTGCTTCGATCTGCCGCTCTTCGGCATCGATGAACAGCGACACCTCGCAACCAGCCAGCGTCAGACGCTCCACCGCCGCAGCGATGCGCGCCTCCTGACCGGCCACATCGAGGCCGCCTTCGGTGGTCAGTTCCTGGCGGGTTTCCGGCACCAGGCAGACATGCGCAGGACGGATCTGCTCGGCGAAACCGAGCATGAAATCGGTGACGCCCATCTCGAAATTCATCCGCGTCTGCAGCACATCGGCCAGCACACGCACGTCGCGATCCTGAATGTGCCGGCGGTCTTCGCGCAGGTGCACGGTGATACCATCGGCGCCGGCCTCTTCGGCGTCCAGCGCAGCCTTGACCGGATCCGGATAGCGCGTGCCGCGAGCCTGGCGCAGGGTGGCGACGTGGTCGATGTTCACGCCGAGCAGAATACGATTGGCCTCAGTCACGCTTGGACTCCTTGAGCGTCATGAAAAGTTCGCGGCTGACCAGTGGCCTGCCACCAAGATGGGGTGCCAGCGCCTGGCGCATGAGGCGCTTGGCCGCAGCCAGTGCACCCGGCGTTTGCCAGTCAGCTTCGGCCATGGCCAGCAGTTCGCGGCCCTGGAACACGCCGGGCTGCAGTTGTACCACCGGCACCAGGCCGATGTCCTGCTGCCAGCGATACAGCGCCGTCGGCTCGATGGGCTGGTCATGCTGGTCACGATCCAGGGCGAAACCATAGCCCAGCTCGTCCAGCAGGCGCCATTCGAATGCACGCAGCAAGGGTTCCAGCGGCCGCCCGGCCGCCAGCGCCTGCAAGGTCAGGCCATAGTGTTCGAGCATCACGGGGTGCGGGTCTTCGGCCGGCAGCAAGCGAATCAGCAGTTCGTTGAGGTAGAGCCCGGAGAACAGCGCCTCGCCGCTCAACAGCAACGGGATACCGGCGCTCTCCAGACGGCCGACGGTCTTCAGCTCGCCACGTCCGCGCAGCTCCAGTTCGAGCTGTGCGAAAGGCCGGGCGATGCTGCCGACCTTGCCGCGCGCCGCGCGCAGCACCGCACGCACACGTCCCTGCGCGGTGAAGAAATCCACCAGGGCGCTGCTTTCCTTGTAAGGACGGCTGTGCAGGACGTAGGCGGCGTGAGTCATGAAGATGGCAACCGCCTGGAGAAGGCCATGAGAGAGTGCGCGAAGCGCGCTCTACAGATCCAGATAACCCAGTGAACGCAGGGCACGCTCGTCGTCGGACCAGCCGCCTTTTACCTTGACCCAGAGGTTGAGCATCACCTTGGAGTCGAACATGGTCTCCATGTCCTTGCGCGCGTCCTGGCCGATGCGTTTGATGCGCTCGCCCTTGTCGCCGATGATGATTTTCTTCTGCCCGTCACGCTCCACCAGAATCAGACCGTGGATGTGCAGGATGCGACCTTCTTGCTTGAACTCCTCGATCTCAACGGTGATCTGGTACGGCAGCTCGGCACCGAGCTGACGCATGATCTTCTCGCGAATCAGCTCGGCAGCCAGGAAGCGACTGGAGCGATCGGTGATCTGGTCTTCGGGATAGAAATGCTCGGACTCAGGCAGACGCTCGCCGACCAGCTTCTCCAGCGTGTCGAGGTTCTGCCCCTGCAGCGCGGAGATCGGCACGATCTCCGCTTGCGGCAGTTGCTCGGCCAGCCAGTTCAGGTGCGGCAGCAGCTCACTCTTGTCTTCCAGGCGGTCAGCCTTGTTAACCGCCAACAGGATCGGGCATTTGACGTGCTGCACCTTCTCCAGCACCAACTGATCCTCATCGGTCCAGCGCATGCGATCGACCACGAACACCACGACATCGACATCTTTCAGCGCAGTGGTGGCACTGCGATTCATGTAGCGGTTGAGTGCCTTGTCGTTGTGCTTGTGCAGGCCGGGCGTATCGACGTAGACGGCCTGGATCTCGCCCTCGGTCTTGATCCCGAGCATGTTGTGGCGGGTGGTCTGCGGCTTGCGCGAGGTGATCGCCAGCTTCTGCCCGAGGATGTGGTTGAGCAGCGTCGACTTACCCACGTTGGGGCGGCCGACGATGGCGACATAGCCGCAACGGGTCACAGGTGCA
Protein-coding regions in this window:
- the pdxJ gene encoding pyridoxine 5'-phosphate synthase, which gives rise to MTEANRILLGVNIDHVATLRQARGTRYPDPVKAALDAEEAGADGITVHLREDRRHIQDRDVRVLADVLQTRMNFEMGVTDFMLGFAEQIRPAHVCLVPETRQELTTEGGLDVAGQEARIAAAVERLTLAGCEVSLFIDAEERQIEAAMRVGAPAIELHTGRYADAHTAEEAAHELSRIRDGVICGLNHGLIVNAGHGLHYHNAEAVAAIPGINELNIGHAIVAHALFVGFKQAVAEMKALIVAAANRG
- the recO gene encoding DNA repair protein RecO; the encoded protein is MTHAAYVLHSRPYKESSALVDFFTAQGRVRAVLRAARGKVGSIARPFAQLELELRGRGELKTVGRLESAGIPLLLSGEALFSGLYLNELLIRLLPAEDPHPVMLEHYGLTLQALAAGRPLEPLLRAFEWRLLDELGYGFALDRDQHDQPIEPTALYRWQQDIGLVPVVQLQPGVFQGRELLAMAEADWQTPGALAAAKRLMRQALAPHLGGRPLVSRELFMTLKESKRD
- a CDS encoding LysR substrate-binding domain-containing protein, whose protein sequence is MNSTAPTALPLLESDVLRTFVAIADSGSFTRTAAQVFRSTAAVSLQIKRLEETLGQRLFTREARRVQLTAEGELLLGYARRLLKLNEEAVARFLTPTLTGRVRFGTPNDIGDRVLPGVLMLFARSHPGVEVEVNVGRSVELVAKLDAGELDLTLINAGNDGLDDSRGDVIYSEELVWAGRDGGLAMQRSPLPLALANPGCAWRRTALDALDRQGLAYRIAYSCEQCAGQEAAMTADLAIAPFPRSLVRPPLRRLGAEQGLPPLGEYHIKLIIGHQRNDAVEALAGQMVQAFAQS
- the era gene encoding GTPase Era, translating into MTDAPVTRCGYVAIVGRPNVGKSTLLNHILGQKLAITSRKPQTTRHNMLGIKTEGEIQAVYVDTPGLHKHNDKALNRYMNRSATTALKDVDVVVFVVDRMRWTDEDQLVLEKVQHVKCPILLAVNKADRLEDKSELLPHLNWLAEQLPQAEIVPISALQGQNLDTLEKLVGERLPESEHFYPEDQITDRSSRFLAAELIREKIMRQLGAELPYQITVEIEEFKQEGRILHIHGLILVERDGQKKIIIGDKGERIKRIGQDARKDMETMFDSKVMLNLWVKVKGGWSDDERALRSLGYLDL